One genomic region from Haloterrigena gelatinilytica encodes:
- a CDS encoding trimeric intracellular cation channel family protein, with protein sequence MGQSLLAALFGDPFAVMNTIGLIAFALVGSSKAIREEFDLLGVTIVGLAMAFAGGATRDILVTRVPLALQSPIEIGLGLLGVGLAIGLSAVLTAPDTHPITLVADAIGLAAFTTTGAIVATEASVSVFGVVGIATINAVGGGAFADILLDRAPFILFDDFYASCAVLGGCAYFIATVAGASGNTAAGICAGVTVVTRLAAVTYDWTLPTIQGLGFVEQ encoded by the coding sequence ATGGGGCAGAGTCTCCTCGCAGCGCTGTTCGGCGACCCGTTCGCGGTGATGAACACGATCGGGTTGATCGCGTTCGCCCTCGTCGGCTCGTCGAAGGCGATCCGGGAAGAGTTCGACTTGCTCGGGGTCACCATCGTCGGGTTGGCGATGGCGTTCGCCGGCGGGGCGACGCGCGACATCCTCGTGACGCGGGTGCCGTTAGCGCTTCAGTCCCCGATCGAAATCGGTCTGGGACTGCTCGGTGTCGGGTTAGCGATCGGGCTGAGCGCCGTCCTCACGGCTCCGGACACGCATCCGATCACGTTGGTCGCGGACGCGATCGGGCTCGCCGCGTTTACCACGACCGGTGCGATCGTCGCCACCGAAGCGAGCGTGTCGGTGTTCGGCGTCGTCGGTATCGCGACGATCAACGCGGTGGGAGGCGGCGCGTTCGCCGATATCCTCCTGGATCGCGCACCGTTCATCCTGTTCGACGATTTCTACGCGAGCTGTGCGGTGCTGGGCGGGTGCGCGTACTTTATCGCGACGGTCGCCGGCGCCTCCGGGAACACCGCCGCCGGAATCTGCGCGGGCGTGACCGTGGTAACGCGGTTAGCCGCAGTCACGTACGATTGGACGCTGCCGACGATACAGGGCTTAGGGTTCGTCGAGCAGTGA
- a CDS encoding NADP-dependent oxidoreductase: MAETRQWRLASRPVGEPTRDDFELVTVDRPEPDNGEVLVETLYQSVDPYMRGRMRDAESYAEPWDVGDPMKASVVGEVLESNAGQFSAGDIVTGDLLWAEHAVADANELQRVDPDRGPISTALGVLGMPGVTAYWGLNDVGDPKPGDTVVVSAAAGAVGSVVGQLARLSGARVVGTAGSEAKIEWLTEDLGFDAAINYEETDDLSSAVDEACPDGVDVYFDNVGGPITDAVWPRLNVDARVAVCGQIALYNETEVPTGPRKLAKLIETRATVEGLLVSDYQPRWGEALERLSTFVRNGDVQYRENVIEGFENAPDAFLGLFEGENIGKQLVKVAERED; encoded by the coding sequence ATGGCAGAGACCAGACAGTGGCGACTCGCGAGCCGTCCCGTCGGCGAACCGACCCGCGACGACTTCGAACTCGTCACCGTCGACCGTCCCGAACCCGACAACGGCGAGGTGCTCGTCGAGACGCTCTACCAGTCCGTCGATCCGTACATGCGCGGTCGCATGCGCGACGCGGAATCGTACGCCGAACCGTGGGACGTCGGCGACCCGATGAAAGCGAGCGTCGTCGGCGAAGTCCTCGAGTCCAACGCCGGCCAGTTCTCGGCGGGCGATATCGTCACCGGCGACCTCCTCTGGGCGGAACACGCCGTCGCGGACGCGAACGAACTCCAGCGGGTCGATCCGGACCGCGGGCCGATCTCGACGGCGCTGGGCGTGCTCGGCATGCCCGGCGTGACGGCCTACTGGGGCCTCAACGACGTCGGCGACCCGAAACCGGGCGACACCGTCGTCGTCTCCGCGGCCGCGGGCGCGGTCGGCTCCGTCGTCGGCCAACTCGCCCGTCTCTCGGGTGCCCGCGTGGTCGGCACCGCCGGTAGCGAGGCCAAGATCGAGTGGCTCACCGAAGACCTCGGCTTCGACGCCGCGATCAACTACGAGGAGACCGACGACCTCTCGAGCGCGGTCGACGAGGCCTGTCCCGACGGCGTCGACGTCTACTTCGACAACGTCGGCGGCCCGATCACGGACGCCGTCTGGCCCCGACTGAACGTCGACGCCCGCGTCGCGGTCTGCGGCCAGATCGCCCTCTACAACGAGACCGAGGTGCCGACCGGCCCGCGGAAGCTGGCCAAACTCATCGAGACCCGCGCGACGGTCGAGGGCCTGCTCGTCAGCGACTACCAGCCCCGGTGGGGCGAGGCGCTCGAGCGGCTCTCGACGTTCGTCCGGAACGGCGACGTCCAGTACCGCGAGAACGTCATCGAAGGGTTCGAGAACGCGCCCGACGCCTTCCTCGGGCTGTTCGAGGGCGAGAACATCGGGAAGCAGTTGGTCAAGGTCGCCGAACGCGAGGACTGA
- a CDS encoding ABC transporter permease, producing MLSVGFRALFRREVLRFVRRPKNTFMPPAITNVLYFAVFGLILGGRIDKIAGFDYILFIVPGLIVLGAISNAFENASFSIFHGRWNEYIHETLTSPLSYAEMVVAYVAASAVRGLIVGVIIAAVGRLFVPIGIEHGLFLVATMVVITSLFAGLGIIGGLVARDFDDLTVMNQFILRPLVFFGAVFYSLETFEQAWQVQLSLVNPMVYMVDSVRYGLLGHSDLIEVGVLPAPYTDFGPLLALGVLVAATGIVLAIDVYLFKIGYGLTD from the coding sequence ATGCTGTCCGTCGGCTTCCGCGCGCTGTTCCGGCGCGAGGTGTTGCGGTTCGTCCGCCGCCCGAAGAACACGTTCATGCCGCCGGCGATCACGAACGTGCTCTACTTCGCCGTCTTCGGGCTCATTCTGGGCGGTCGGATCGACAAGATCGCCGGCTTCGATTACATCCTCTTCATCGTCCCCGGCCTCATCGTGCTAGGGGCGATCTCGAACGCCTTCGAGAACGCCTCGTTCTCGATCTTTCACGGCCGGTGGAACGAGTACATCCACGAGACGCTGACTTCGCCGCTGTCCTACGCCGAGATGGTCGTCGCCTACGTCGCGGCCAGCGCGGTTCGGGGGCTGATCGTCGGCGTCATCATCGCGGCCGTCGGACGGCTGTTCGTCCCGATAGGTATCGAGCACGGCCTGTTCCTCGTCGCCACGATGGTCGTCATCACGTCGCTGTTCGCGGGGTTGGGAATCATCGGCGGCCTCGTCGCCCGCGACTTCGACGACCTGACCGTGATGAACCAGTTCATCCTTCGGCCGCTGGTCTTCTTCGGGGCCGTTTTCTACTCCCTCGAGACGTTCGAGCAGGCCTGGCAGGTCCAGCTCTCGCTGGTGAACCCGATGGTCTACATGGTCGACAGCGTCCGGTACGGACTACTGGGTCACTCGGACCTGATCGAGGTCGGCGTCCTTCCGGCTCCGTACACCGACTTCGGCCCGCTGCTCGCCCTCGGAGTTCTCGTGGCGGCCACCGGAATCGTGCTGGCGATCGACGTCTACCTGTTCAAGATCGGCTACGGGTTGACGGACTGA
- a CDS encoding zinc ribbon domain-containing protein → MVSEHCPNCGASLSPTANYCSECGEAVSDDDSWESAGTDRSRDAADDSWGSSSAAGSWDESDDSWSDSRPEYASSRRSNGDTTLAAITHVLALVTWAIGPLIVLVATEDPFVEENARNALNWQIAFTIYMIVSFFLTFIVVGIVPFLVLPVVDLVFCVVAAVKAADGEAWSYPITPDIV, encoded by the coding sequence ATGGTATCCGAGCACTGTCCGAACTGCGGTGCCTCGCTCTCGCCGACCGCGAACTACTGCAGCGAGTGCGGGGAGGCGGTGAGTGACGACGACTCGTGGGAATCCGCAGGAACGGACCGTTCCCGGGACGCCGCCGACGACTCGTGGGGGTCCTCGAGCGCGGCGGGTTCCTGGGATGAGTCTGACGACTCCTGGAGCGACTCGAGGCCGGAATACGCCTCGAGCCGACGCTCCAACGGCGATACGACGCTCGCGGCCATCACGCACGTGCTCGCGCTAGTCACGTGGGCAATCGGACCGCTGATCGTCCTCGTCGCCACTGAGGACCCGTTCGTCGAGGAGAACGCGCGAAACGCGTTGAACTGGCAGATCGCGTTCACGATCTACATGATCGTCTCGTTCTTTCTCACCTTCATCGTCGTCGGCATCGTTCCCTTCCTGGTCCTACCGGTGGTCGATCTGGTGTTCTGCGTCGTCGCCGCGGTCAAGGCCGCCGACGGCGAGGCGTGGTCGTATCCGATAACCCCCGACATCGTCTGA
- a CDS encoding DUF2309 domain-containing protein: protein MTRKEIDDRRRIEERIDRAAERIGSVWPLHSFVTANPLSGFEDEPFHRAVAEGERLFGGRGYPHPSVFRRAWETGRIDPDALQAELEARGIDREPETLLDEMAEAEAERGSETDDATAAVDRVLTKWLAAFLDQGQSKWPMPDREAGFYAAWREMAPHDGDVPGCDDPDDLPETATEALEAVLSDSPEERWEDVIEYHLAALPGWSGFIKQRTDADANAWQEQYPITLPEYLAVRLTLADLLDAPIDPEAVDDGDETTVTTADASDADDEVPLPEIWLTAWERSYRERLLEGIDDSVTDPSDADGERPAAQLVFCIDTRSEVIRRHIEAQGPYETHGYAGFFGVPMRHREYDSHAETDACPPIVDPQHRVVDRPDEETDAATARDRWTGVSNAVRKHFKTLKNNVVAAFTFVEGAGSAYGSAMAARTLSPSAIAKLERAVAERVPSYHEAASPAVDYDAYGDHDHADHDLPQGMTLEEKVEYAATAFELMGWTEFARLVVFAGHASETTNNPFDSSLDCGACAGNPGGPNARVLAEICNDEDVRAELRERGIDVPEDTVFLAGEHNTTTDEIELFDDPVPESHREDLASLREDLERARAGAATERTDDATGGGPDDGVAAVERKAADWAEARPEWGLAGNASFVIGPRELTADRNLDGRAFLHSYDWTTDPDGDALEAIFTGPLVVTQWINNQYYFATVDNAVYGSGSKITQNPIGNVGVLQGNGGDLMTGLPLQSLKVDDDRPYHQPLRLTAVIHAPVDRVTEILREHEDVRTLLDNGWIGDLTVVDPERDNAAFRYAGDLEWAADVELEVEPEATAEPEPEPAPTPQTADDD, encoded by the coding sequence ATGACGCGTAAGGAAATCGACGACCGTCGTCGCATCGAGGAGCGTATCGACCGCGCGGCCGAGCGCATCGGCTCCGTCTGGCCGCTGCACTCGTTCGTCACGGCCAACCCCCTCTCGGGGTTCGAGGACGAGCCGTTCCACCGGGCCGTCGCGGAGGGCGAACGCCTGTTCGGCGGCCGCGGCTACCCGCATCCGTCGGTCTTCCGCCGGGCGTGGGAGACCGGCCGGATCGATCCCGACGCGCTTCAAGCGGAACTCGAGGCCCGCGGCATCGACCGAGAGCCCGAGACGCTCCTGGACGAGATGGCCGAAGCCGAGGCGGAACGCGGCTCCGAGACTGACGACGCGACCGCGGCCGTCGACCGCGTGCTGACGAAGTGGCTCGCGGCCTTCCTCGATCAGGGCCAGTCGAAGTGGCCGATGCCCGACCGCGAGGCGGGGTTCTACGCCGCGTGGCGCGAGATGGCGCCCCACGACGGCGACGTGCCCGGCTGCGACGACCCCGACGACCTTCCCGAGACGGCGACCGAGGCCCTCGAGGCGGTGCTGAGCGACTCCCCCGAAGAGCGCTGGGAGGACGTCATCGAGTACCACCTCGCCGCGCTCCCGGGCTGGAGCGGGTTCATCAAGCAGCGGACCGACGCCGACGCCAACGCGTGGCAGGAGCAGTACCCGATCACGCTGCCGGAGTATCTGGCGGTGCGGCTGACGCTGGCCGACCTGCTGGACGCGCCGATCGATCCCGAGGCGGTCGACGACGGCGACGAGACGACCGTCACCACTGCGGACGCGAGCGACGCGGACGACGAGGTTCCCCTGCCCGAGATCTGGCTGACCGCGTGGGAGCGCAGCTACCGCGAGCGCCTCCTCGAGGGGATCGACGACTCGGTGACGGACCCGTCGGACGCCGACGGAGAGCGACCGGCCGCGCAGCTCGTGTTCTGTATCGACACCCGCTCGGAGGTGATCCGCCGCCACATCGAGGCCCAGGGCCCCTACGAGACCCACGGCTACGCGGGCTTCTTCGGGGTTCCGATGCGCCACCGAGAGTACGACTCGCACGCCGAGACCGACGCCTGCCCGCCGATCGTCGACCCGCAACACCGCGTCGTCGACCGTCCCGACGAGGAGACCGACGCGGCGACGGCCCGCGACCGCTGGACCGGCGTGTCGAACGCGGTACGCAAACACTTCAAGACGCTCAAGAACAACGTCGTCGCCGCGTTCACGTTCGTCGAGGGCGCCGGCAGCGCCTACGGCTCGGCGATGGCCGCGCGGACGCTGTCGCCCTCGGCGATCGCGAAACTCGAGCGCGCCGTCGCGGAGCGCGTGCCGAGCTACCACGAGGCCGCCTCCCCGGCCGTCGACTACGACGCGTACGGCGACCACGACCACGCCGACCACGACCTCCCGCAGGGGATGACCCTCGAGGAGAAGGTCGAGTACGCCGCGACGGCCTTCGAACTCATGGGGTGGACGGAGTTCGCTCGCCTGGTCGTCTTCGCGGGCCACGCCAGCGAGACGACGAACAACCCCTTCGACTCGAGTCTCGACTGCGGGGCCTGCGCGGGGAACCCGGGCGGCCCGAACGCCCGCGTGCTCGCCGAGATCTGCAACGACGAGGACGTGCGGGCCGAACTGCGCGAGCGCGGGATCGACGTCCCCGAGGACACCGTCTTCCTCGCGGGCGAGCACAACACGACGACCGACGAGATCGAACTGTTCGACGACCCGGTGCCGGAGAGCCACCGCGAGGATCTCGCGTCCCTGCGCGAGGACCTCGAGCGCGCCCGTGCCGGGGCCGCAACAGAGCGCACTGACGACGCGACCGGCGGCGGTCCGGACGACGGCGTCGCGGCGGTCGAACGCAAAGCGGCCGACTGGGCCGAGGCCCGCCCCGAGTGGGGGTTGGCCGGCAACGCCTCGTTCGTCATCGGTCCCCGCGAGCTGACCGCCGACCGGAACCTCGACGGGCGCGCGTTCCTCCACTCCTACGACTGGACGACCGACCCGGACGGGGACGCCCTCGAGGCGATCTTCACGGGGCCGCTGGTCGTCACCCAGTGGATCAACAACCAGTACTACTTCGCGACCGTCGACAACGCGGTCTACGGCAGCGGCTCGAAGATCACCCAGAACCCGATCGGCAACGTCGGCGTCCTGCAGGGCAACGGCGGGGACCTGATGACCGGCCTGCCGCTCCAGTCGCTGAAGGTCGACGACGACCGGCCGTATCACCAGCCGCTGCGGTTGACGGCCGTGATCCACGCGCCGGTCGATCGCGTGACCGAGATTCTCCGCGAGCACGAGGACGTGCGCACGCTGCTCGACAACGGCTGGATCGGGGACCTGACGGTCGTCGATCCCGAGCGGGACAACGCCGCCTTCCGGTACGCCGGCGACCTCGAGTGGGCGGCCGACGTCGAACTCGAGGTCGAACCCGAGGCGACGGCGGAACCGGAGCCCGAGCCCGCGCCGACCCCGCAGACGGCGGACGACGACTGA
- a CDS encoding carbonic anhydrase, with product MGSDRDTLEKLLAGNERHVEALPADYFAAVQTGQHPTVVAICCSDSRVSHEGMWGIERPGAVFTPSNIGNQVWDEDGGERIVDGGVLYPIHHTGTDVVAVVGHTGCGAVTAAYHVATGEEPPGPQGVDKWVDQLVPVVEEAIESGLVDTDADDDRVVNQLVEYNVDYQVRSLCDAADVPDDIEIYGFVYDFQGVYGDEPGRAYLVSADGETDPDALAEIVPEGYEATARSLLYR from the coding sequence ATGGGATCCGATCGGGACACGCTCGAGAAACTGCTCGCCGGCAACGAGCGCCACGTCGAGGCGTTGCCCGCGGACTACTTCGCGGCGGTGCAGACGGGCCAGCACCCGACCGTCGTCGCGATCTGCTGTTCGGACTCGCGGGTCTCTCACGAGGGCATGTGGGGCATCGAACGCCCGGGCGCGGTCTTCACGCCGAGCAACATCGGCAACCAGGTCTGGGACGAGGACGGCGGCGAGCGGATCGTCGACGGCGGCGTCCTCTACCCGATCCACCACACCGGAACCGACGTCGTCGCCGTCGTCGGCCACACCGGCTGCGGCGCCGTCACCGCGGCCTACCACGTCGCGACCGGCGAGGAGCCCCCGGGCCCGCAGGGCGTCGACAAGTGGGTCGACCAGCTCGTCCCCGTCGTCGAGGAGGCCATAGAGAGCGGCCTCGTCGACACCGACGCCGACGACGACCGAGTGGTCAACCAGCTCGTCGAGTACAACGTCGACTATCAGGTGCGCTCGCTTTGCGACGCCGCGGACGTCCCCGACGACATCGAGATCTACGGCTTCGTCTACGACTTTCAGGGCGTCTACGGCGACGAACCCGGCCGCGCGTACCTCGTCAGCGCCGACGGCGAGACCGACCCCGACGCGCTCGCCGAGATCGTGCCCGAGGGCTACGAGGCGACAGCTCGCAGTCTGCTCTACCGGTAG